The nucleotide sequence TAGAAATGATTGAGGAGATGTACCGCTGCGGCAAGGAATCCTCGCCCCATGTCCGGTAACCGCCAGGCTAACACATATATTAGGAGTACTGATCAGGGATAGAAAATTGAAAGCCAAAGGAGAACACTCACTTGCCACATCCCGATAGATCGCAGAGAACTGGTTGACGGACGTAGCGGAAGCATTCTATCAGGCTTCATGGGATCATTTACAAGTCTTCAGGTCATCGTTTTGGTGTCTATTTGCGTTTCTTGGGACTTTCAACAAGCGCGTCCAACATTTTGGAGTTTGACCTTTTACACAGCGAATCTTCATACTCAGTCGTCATGAATTCAATCTTTGTCTTGAGGAGAGGTTCATGGTAGTTCTATGTGCAGTAATCACACGGTTAGGTAAGGGTTGGAAATTCTGTAGCTTTCATTCTAAAGCATTGGGTGCTACAACGACACGGTTGATAGAGAAACTGACAAAACACACAAAATTTCACCAAGTGACTGTTACGGCCCCTGCCTGGACATATGCAATACAACCTCATTGCCTACTATGGATGACGGCggcctataaggttaagctttagaCTGCGAACACCTTATACGTGTTGGCAGCCACTGTCCGCATCTACTGAAAGTGTAACAACTAGATTGACAATGCAGCAtagagaagagaaggcctTAATGCTGTAATTTAAAATccatcttgttgatgctTCGACGCCTTACATATAGTGTCACTCATGAGTTCATAAGTATGGCATACTGACAATCTCACTAAGTGATATAGGTTGTGGAAAACGGCGGCAAGCGGTTCAAGAATGGAGCATTATCAGTCAACCTTTCCTAATATTTCTTTCTACGTTGAATGTAAAATCGATGTCGAGTCCGGAAAAGAAAATTCGATCCTACTCATAATCTTCTCAAGACGTCCACCTCGAAAGAGTGGTCAAGCTCCTCTCAACACTGCTCGCATTACCCTGCGCTCCAGCTGCCGTGTGTACCTCAGGTCCATCACGATAGTCCTGCATAACTATCCCATGATGTCAGTACAGCTAATTTGTAGCATGGAGCCAGATACTTACGCAGCTGGACTTGGGAGACCAGGGTGGAAAGTGCTAGTCTGATTGCAGATCGTTTGATGCGATCTTCGTTCGGATCGTTTGGGGCAGTATTGTGAGTCCACGAGTCAAGTCTCATGCCGTGATTTCGGACCCAAGAGTTGTATTCAGAACGAAAGGACTGCAGCTTGTGGGTTTCAGGCCAGCCTGGGAGGTTGCCGCGCTTGTTGGCTTCGTACATGAGTTCGACGAAGCTTGAGGAGACGTCACTCATTTGCCGGGAGAAGCTTTCGTAAGCCATTTCTAGATTGATAAAAAACGTATTGTAGTGTTTCTTAGTAGTGTTTTATTATGTAGACCGGGACTTGGACAGTAATGTGTAGTTGGCGGAAAAGAAAGCGTAACTGCAGAGCACTTTATATACCCAGAGGGCATATCTGATTCATGAATGATACTAAATGAAGCAATTCATTTATTATAATGTTAATTGCTTTCACTACATGGCTGTCAGCTTTTGCAAAACTCGAGTGCCACTCCTATCTTCATGACATAACAGGGCAGAAGAGCAAGTGAACAGAGAGTCCCCCGATTGGAAAAGAAGCGTGATTAAGCTTGCCGTGTTCTATACAATAAGATGACTTCGCGGGGTTGTACAATATGAAACTGGGTAACGGCAAAGCATCAGTGAACCAACCCTCAAGCAGTTTGTTGGCTGAAGTCTTGTGACCATGTCCAAACAGTGATTAATTGCCTCTAGTACTTTGAGGGTATAAGTACATATAGACGTCTCAGCGATCTCAAACAAGAATTACGCTTAACTCACTTTGGGCCTCAGTTCAGTCAAGCATAGGAGTTACTCTATTTAAGGTATTGGCTGACCTATAGGTAATAATGAGATGTATACACCATTCCTTGTCAGAACACGTCACCTCTTCAATAAGTCGCATgccttgacgatgttgaaaAATGAACTCCATTGTTGAGAGTAACTTATGAGGTCTAgtcttgtttcttgatcAACAAGGGTACATAGAGCTCTCGAAGTCTTCGTGCCTCTTCAAAGTTGAGATGTGTGGTCAGGCAAGGCGAGCCAGCTCAGCCAATAGGAAGATTAACCCGTCTGATGATATTCCATATCGGGAAACATACTGCGTTACTGGGTCCCACGAACGTTGTTGTTACATTGCATCCTGGGCCTCAGGTGATGTTAATCAAGGCAAGGCTGAAACAGTATGCAAGATGTCTGAGCTTATTACAACCTCATGTTTCCATTATCTTATTGCCCgtgtaaaagaaaaagatcgTTTATCGAGGCCGGACCTTGGTACAGCACACACATATTGGCTCACACTCACGAGAACAGCGTGTCCAGTTCTATCTGCTCAATGGAGCTCCCAAAGGATAGTGGCCACGAATAGACAATTAAGATCGCAGTATTTAAACAGAATCACAGGACTACCGTGTGTAATGCTTCGAACAATTTGACATTGATGACATACAGGCATAGACTAGACTAGACCTCCCTACATAAACGCCCCATCAACGATAATGACTGTTTCGCTCCTACGTTTTTCCCATAAATACATATACAGTATGGACTTCGTTTGTCGTTTCGCTGATTATACTGATTCTCTCCCAATATCCAGATCCATTAAACGCTTGTCAAATTAGTACACAAAAAGATAAGTCTGCCAGACGTTACACCATAACCGGTTCCACAGATGAAATGGGCATATGTGACATCGTTGTTGGGATCATGTAAGGTCCCAGTGCCGAAGACAAGATGCTAGCAATATTGCGAGCCATATCCGACTTCTTGCCCAGGCACCAAAGCGCCTTGGTGCAGTCCTCGCATCGGCGGACCAGGTTCATGACGCCAGGGGTCTCGAGGGGTGCGTGTTCATGTCGCACATTCTCCTCGACTTcagtgaggaggagaattGCCGCCTTGGTGAATGCCCTGATGAGAATCATGGTCCAAGGCTCTGTCAAAATAGAGCCCTCGACAACTGCGAAATGGAGATCCGAGATACCCGTGCCAGGAACATCACCGGCTCGAGGGCGTGTCGAAACTCGTGCGAGGTCCGATAAAATAGCTGCACTGTCTCTTCGTAGTGAAACAACTACGTTGGCTCCTTGTCGCACCTGAGTTGAGTAATCCAGACCCAACTTGTTTTCATCCACAAGCTCAATCAAATCCGCGAGTAGGAGAGCAGCACAATGGAAATGAGCCACCACACACACAAACCAGCTCTGGATGAGTGTCGGGACACTATCGTACTGCTCGACCAGATCCCTGAAGAAGGCACCGTAGGTCACGTTCCAATGCTTGTACACAGCCATGGCATTCGAAATGACCTTCTCGACGGGTTCGCCTCGGTATCGACTTCTGACCGTGTTCTGGAGGTACGAGACATGCCGGAAGAGAATGACCTTAATGGGAGCTGCAGTGACAACACCCTTGGATGCAGCATCGTACGAACAGGGCCAACGAAGAACACCCTCCTTGTTTTCGCGGACGAATAACTCTGCCCACCATCTGGCGTCCTGCGGTCGATACTCGATATTGTAGGATTCGTGTTCTGGATGGTCTGGATAAGTCGGGTCATGGTGACACTCCTCATCTGAAACAACCACAGGCCGGCCGTTCATGGACGAAGATACAGTGTCGAACATGACTGTCATCCAGTAGACAAGACCAATAGTACCCTTGTCCTCCTCACTTAGAGACTCTGCAGATGTAGCCTTCTCCAATCCCAGAGAACTTCCAGAAGCATCCAGCACGCCTGTCTCGCGAGCTTCGTACTGAAACTTGAGAGCATGCATCTTTCTTGCTGCTCGCTCCATAAATACTGGCGGTCCTTCTGCGGCAATAATTTCGCTGAGCTGAGATGCAATCGATCCCTCACCCGAAGCGATCGGACTATCGCTAAAGTTGCCCATACCAAACGGCATATCGTTGttatcctcctcatctctcGGCTTCTGTGCTAGTCCCATGATCAAGTCAGCACAAACCACACGGAAACATTCCATATCTGAGCAGTCCTGCAATGCCCGCTTGGCCTGGGCCCAAAAAGTCCTCTGAAGTGTGCGGTCGAAGTCCTCGTTAATATCGTCAAACTCTGATCTCATGCTGTCCATTTGAGTCAAGTTCTGTGGGAACCTGTCTCGCTCACGTTGACTGCCTTGCGCCCATTGGGTAGCAAATGCCATGATAGCCAAATGTAGAGCCTTCGAAGCAGCTCGGTCCTCCGATTTACTGAGCCGGATCAGTTTCGTATTTTGTGCTTGCTTGTCGAGCTGAATTACACGCCGATAAATTCTATTGTCTTGCTGTTTTGGCTGACCAACGCTGAGACCCTCAAAATGAGATGCAAGCCAACTCACACCGTTGTTAGATGGCCGAGTGATGGTATTGGGCTTATAAGGACATGTCTCCTCTGATAGCCAG is from Fusarium musae strain F31 chromosome 4, whole genome shotgun sequence and encodes:
- a CDS encoding hypothetical protein (EggNog:ENOG41), yielding MRRQNRSCDQCRKAKRACDAPSLWDIQRNSERLRNGGDSTSGTSLAEEHLDEIDSRALRCSYCLRTRKQCTFHWVRAQLQTGPAATSSNINNEVPAQNGAPRRVPDQSRTKAKRQRPRPQQQQQQQQQPGPSPTQAPLPTNQTLDVNATALLDMLQAPPTAHDLSCWGPMDTTGFANFSAFPHTTFDTMPVNGVFDPTAFDAGLHNSVLQSLEPHSTPAHPHPMDLTPSTDLSGQGLPSRHQTAEEENGDNGWPLFQTHSVGSDVPFQPSPSGSNSYESDISSRSLSVRHYPESIARSYTTSISPFSVTHNMMTKTNNNLISDNLMRIYHDVLEHALSCWLSEETCPYKPNTITRPSNNGVSWLASHFEGLSVGQPKQQDNRIYRRVIQLDKQAQNTKLIRLSKSEDRAASKALHLAIMAFATQWAQGSQRERDRFPQNLTQMDSMRSEFDDINEDFDRTLQRTFWAQAKRALQDCSDMECFRVVCADLIMGLAQKPRDEEDNNDMPFGMGNFSDSPIASGEGSIASQLSEIIAAEGPPVFMERAARKMHALKFQYEARETGVLDASGSSLGLEKATSAESLSEEDKGTIGLVYWMTVMFDTVSSSMNGRPVVVSDEECHHDPTYPDHPEHESYNIEYRPQDARWWAELFVRENKEGVLRWPCSYDAASKGVVTAAPIKVILFRHVSYLQNTVRSRYRGEPVEKVISNAMAVYKHWNVTYGAFFRDLVEQYDSVPTLIQSWFVCVVAHFHCAALLLADLIELVDENKLGLDYSTQVRQGANVVVSLRRDSAAILSDLARVSTRPRAGDVPGTGISDLHFAVVEGSILTEPWTMILIRAFTKAAILLLTEVEENVRHEHAPLETPGVMNLVRRCEDCTKALWCLGKKSDMARNIASILSSALGPYMIPTTMSHMPISSVEPVMV
- a CDS encoding hypothetical protein (EggNog:ENOG41), which codes for MSDVSSSFVELMYEANKRGNLPGWPETHKLQSFRSEYNSWVRNHGMRLDSWTHNTAPNDPNEDRIKRSAIRLALSTLVSQVQLLMQDYRDGPEVHTAAGAQGNASSVERSLTTLSRWTS